A region of Saimiri boliviensis isolate mSaiBol1 chromosome 10, mSaiBol1.pri, whole genome shotgun sequence DNA encodes the following proteins:
- the GHRHR gene encoding growth hormone-releasing hormone receptor, whose translation MDCRMWRVRVLCALSQLPTVLGHMHPECDFITQLREEESACLQAAEETPNTTLGCPRTWDGLLCWPTAGSGEWVTLPCPDFFSHFSSESGAVNRDCTITGWSEPFPPYPVACPVPLELLAEEKSYFSTVKMVYTMGHSISIAALLAAITILVALRRLHCPRNYIHTQLFTTFILKAGAVFLKDATLFHTDDTDHCSFSTVLCKVSMATLHFATMTNFSWLLAEAAYLTCLLASTSPSSRRAFWWLVLAGWGLPVLFTGTWVGCKLAFEDTACWDLDNSSPYWWIIKGPIVLSVGVNFGLFLNIIRILLRKLESAQGSLRTHSQYWRLSKSTLFLIPLFGIHYIIFNFLPDSAGLGVRLPLELGLGSFQGFIVAILYCFLNQEVRTEISRKWRGHDPELLPARRTRAKWTAPSRSAAKVLTSMC comes from the exons GTATTGGGCCACATGCACCCAGAATGTGACTTCATCACCCAGTTGAGAGAGGAGGAGAGCGCCTGTCTACAGGCAGCAGAGGAGACGCCCAACACCACCCTGG GCTGCCCAAGGACCTGGGATGGGCTGCTGTGCTGGCCGACGGCAGGCTCTGGCGAGTGGGTCACCCTCCCCTGCCCGGATTTCTTCTCTCACTTCAGCTCGGAGTCAG GGGCTGTGAACCGGGATTGTACCATCACTGGCTGGTCGGAGCCCTTTCCACCTTATCCCGTGGCCTGCCCGGTGCCCCTGGAGCTGCTGGCCGAGGAG AAATCTTACTTCTCCACGGTGAAGATGGTCTACACCATGGGCCATAGCATCTCTATTGCAGCCCTGCTCGCGGCCATCACCATCCTGGTTGCTCTCAG GAGGCTCCACTGTCCCCGGAACTACATCCACACCCAGCTCTTCACCACCTTTATCCTCAAGGCGGGAGCTGTGTTCCTGAAGGATGCCACCCTCTTCCACACCGACGACACTGACCACTGCAGCTTCTCCACC GTTCTATGCAAGGTCTCCATGGCCACCCTGCATTTCGCCACCATGACCAACTTCAGCTGGCTGTTGGCAGAAGCCGCCTACCTGACCTGCCTCctggcctccacctcccccagTTCAAGGAGAGCCTTCTGGTGGCTGGTTCTTGCTGGCTGGG GGCTGCCTGTACTCTTCACTGGCACGTGGGTGGGCTGCAAGCTGGCCTTCGAGGACACTGC GTGCTGGGACCTGGACAACAGCTCCCCCTACTGGTGGATCATCAAAGGGCCCATCGTCCTCTCGGTTGGG GTGAACTTTGGGCTTTTCCTCAATATTATCCGCATCCTGCTGAGGAAACTGGAGTCAGCTCAGGGCAGCCTCCGTACCCATTCTCAGTATTg GCGTCTCTCCAAGTCGACACTTTTCCTTATCCCACTCTTTGGAATTCACTACATCATCTTCAACTTCCTGCCTGACAGTGCCGGCCTGGGCGTCCGCCTCCCCCTGGAGCTGGGACTGGGCTCCTTCCAG GGCTTCATCGTCGCCATCCTCTACTGCTTCCTCAACCAAGAG GTGAGGACTGAGATCTCACGGAAGTGGCGTGGTCATGACCCTGAGCTCCTGCCAGCCCGGAGGACCCGTGCTAAGTGGACCGCGCCTTCCCGCTCAGCAGCGAAGGTGCTGACATCTATGTGCTAG